In Erigeron canadensis isolate Cc75 chromosome 7, C_canadensis_v1, whole genome shotgun sequence, one DNA window encodes the following:
- the LOC122606844 gene encoding pectinesterase inhibitor 6, translating into MACSRAILITFVLLSWLAIPSWSWGSRKRGSYVKDACSVTRYQDLCIDSLSSYSNKAKTDPSKWARAGVSVTIGETKNTTRYLIGLKNKNRMKGRNRVAVFDCVEVFQDALDSLHKALGVLRQLSAETFVNEMEDITTWISSALTDEDTCLDGFEGQNGEEFKLLETKVTKVSYYTSNALALVTKLASTGP; encoded by the coding sequence ATGGCGTGTAGCCGagcaattttaataacatttgtgtTACTATCATGGCTAGCAATCCCATCTTGGTCATGGGGATCTAGAAAACGAGGTAGTTATGTAAAAGATGCTTGTAGTGTCACAAGATATCAAGATCTTTGCATCGACTCTCTTTCTTCATACTCGAACAAAGCCAAAACCGACCCTAGTAAGTGGGCCCGTGCTGGTGTTTCTGTCACCATAGGTGAAACCAAGAATACGACCCGTTATTTAATTGGGCTGAAGAACAAGAATCGCATGAAGGGAAGAAACCGAGTGGCGGTTTTTGATTGTGTGGAGGTGTTTCAAGATGCATTGGACAGTCTTCACAAAGCATTGGGGGTACTTAGACAACTTAGTGCCGAGACATTTGTGAACGAAATGGAGGATATAACTACTTGGATCAGTAGTGCACTTACTGATGAAGACACTTGCTTAGATGGATTCGAAGGGCAAAATGGGGAAGAATTTAAGTTACTCGAAACTAAGGTTACAAAAGTGAGTTATTATACTAGTAATGCTCTTGCTCTCGTTACTAAACTTGCTTCAACTGGGCCATAG
- the LOC122609439 gene encoding putative F-box protein At1g47790: MMNNGNGFQQHHVRRSKRLQQKHRNDNKLLLQLPEEVLTDEILIRLPAKQLARMRCVSKPFNGYISQPRFIKSHLDRNLVRNNSKDNEILLVINPNTVFTKRVQVTAHPSRSPDIQLNDLIKLPPDFPCPNSEWKVLGSVHGLICFTCGFDYQCFDIYIWNPSLLALMRLPNFTSPSRTHEDLSYKIQFGYDPKSDDYKVVKLMDHCEPEMQVEVYSMRKGTWQFISERFPSRAHPVDCGNKVIAGCHDGHVYRWGISFEFEMWVINEPESWVKVKHSALSHFTCNIKPMGFTPNNEFFLQCW, encoded by the coding sequence ATGATGAATAATGGTAATGGTTTTCAGCAGCATCATGTTCGACGATCTAAAAGACTACAACAAAAACATCGTAATGATAATAAATTATTACTACAACTCCCGGAGGAGGTTTTAACCGATGAGATACTCATCCGGTTACCGGCCAAACAGCTTGCTCGAATGAGGTGTGTTTCTAAACCCTTTAATGGCTATATATCTCAACCTCGCTTTATTAAGTCTCATCTTGATCGTAATTTAGTCCGTAACAACAGCAAAGATAATGAAATCCTTTTGGTCATAAACCCCAATACTGTGTTCACAAAACGAGTTCAGGTAACAGCACACCCCTCTCGATCCCCTGATATCCAACTCAATGATCTTATTAAGCTGCCCCCCGATTTCCCATGTCCTAACTCCGAATGGAAGGTTTTAGGTTCTGTTCACGGCTTAATATGTTTTACATGCGGATTTGATTATCAATGTTTCGATATATACATCTGGAACCCTTCTCTATTGGCTTTAATGCGTCTCCCAAACTTTACTAGCCCCTCTAGAACTCATGAGGATCTCTCGTATAAAATCCAGTTTGGTTATGATCCCAAATCTGATGATTACAAAGTTGTTAAGCTTATGGACCATTGTGAACCCGAAATGCAAGTTGAGGTGTACAGTATGAGAAAAGGGACATGGCAATTCATATCCGAACGCTTTCCCTCTAGAGCTCATCCGGTTGATTGTGGAAACAAAGTCATAGCTGGTTGTCATGATGGACATGTTTATCGATGGGGTATATCTTTTGAATTTGAGATGTGGGTAATCAATGAGCCTGAATCTTGGGTGAAAGTGAAACACTCTGCGTTATCACACTTTACTTGTAATATAAAACCTATGGGATTCACACCtaataatgaattttttttacagTGCTGGTAA